One window of Caldisericum exile AZM16c01 genomic DNA carries:
- a CDS encoding SLC13 family permease, whose translation MIPLIILLLVVAVISIRNFGRFKVEMWQAMATGALLSIILRQISIKDAIFSINFEIIFFLFFMFVIGSAFELSGLLEFLSFKVFKNAKNVDTLILQMIFVFGILSSIFTNDTIAIVGTSLGLILSRNHKISPKLILLTVAFSVTIGSTFSPIGNPQNLIIAVLGKVPNPFVTFFKFNFIPMIVNLIFTYLILKLFYKNEFHEEDLTHELVEIQDIKLAKIVSFSSIILIILILAKISIAYINPSYDFPLVYIAAISALPIIIFSNRRIELIKEVDYKTLLFFISMFILMRSVFLSGIVQNTIKSLNLQEMGRISIFITSILVSQLVSNVPAAILLLPFADNSIQSLMALSSGTTIAGNLTILGAASNIIAIQKSEKVGHTITFWEFSKVGVALTLQNIITYSVFYKVFLK comes from the coding sequence ATGATACCTTTGATAATTCTCCTACTTGTTGTAGCGGTTATCTCGATTAGAAACTTTGGACGCTTTAAAGTTGAAATGTGGCAGGCAATGGCCACAGGCGCACTTCTTTCAATTATTCTTCGGCAGATTTCCATTAAAGATGCAATTTTTTCAATAAACTTCGAGATTATATTTTTTCTTTTCTTTATGTTCGTCATTGGCAGTGCTTTTGAGTTAAGCGGCTTACTTGAATTTCTTTCATTCAAAGTATTTAAAAATGCCAAAAACGTAGATACCTTGATACTTCAGATGATATTCGTATTTGGCATTTTGTCTTCCATATTTACTAACGATACAATTGCAATTGTTGGCACAAGTCTTGGTTTGATCCTCTCACGAAATCATAAAATTAGCCCCAAATTAATACTTCTTACGGTTGCATTCTCTGTTACAATTGGCAGCACGTTTTCTCCAATAGGTAATCCTCAAAACCTTATCATTGCTGTATTAGGTAAAGTACCAAATCCATTTGTAACATTTTTTAAGTTCAATTTTATCCCAATGATTGTAAACTTGATCTTTACATATCTCATATTAAAGCTTTTCTACAAAAATGAATTCCATGAAGAGGATCTCACACATGAACTTGTTGAAATTCAAGATATTAAGCTTGCAAAAATCGTATCTTTTTCAAGTATAATTCTTATTATCCTAATACTTGCAAAGATTTCTATTGCATACATTAATCCTTCTTACGATTTTCCACTTGTGTATATTGCAGCAATTTCCGCGCTTCCAATTATCATATTTTCGAATAGACGCATTGAACTTATAAAAGAGGTTGATTATAAAACTCTCTTATTTTTCATTTCTATGTTTATCCTCATGAGAAGTGTCTTTCTTAGTGGTATAGTTCAGAATACGATAAAAAGCTTGAATTTACAAGAGATGGGACGAATTTCGATCTTTATCACAAGCATACTTGTTAGCCAACTTGTATCAAATGTCCCGGCAGCAATCCTTTTACTTCCATTTGCAGACAATTCAATACAAAGTTTGATGGCACTTTCTTCAGGAACAACTATTGCAGGAAACTTAACAATTTTAGGAGCCGCATCAAACATCATTGCAATACAAAAAAGTGAAAAAGTAGGGCATACTATAACTTTTTGGGAATTTTCCAAAGTTGGGGTTGCTTTGACACTTCAAAACATTATAACTTACTCGGTCTTTTATAAAGTTTTTCTAAAATAG
- a CDS encoding SoxR reducing system RseC family protein, protein MKGTGTVKVIRGEYIEVVAPRESECSSCALKDSCSNNSLKDGQTIWVRNTIDAEIGDYVEFEFSEKDLNRGMFIVYGIPMIFIIIGAAIGSILEFRYNMRISNLKDFTVFLTTLAFLSVGIVLVKIIDRTVKPYSYTTKIISREIIKPLM, encoded by the coding sequence ATGAAGGGAACAGGAACAGTTAAAGTAATTCGTGGTGAATATATAGAAGTCGTTGCTCCACGTGAGTCTGAATGCTCTTCGTGTGCGTTGAAAGATAGTTGCTCTAATAATTCCCTAAAAGATGGACAAACAATTTGGGTAAGAAATACAATTGATGCAGAAATTGGAGATTATGTAGAATTTGAGTTTAGCGAAAAAGACTTGAATAGAGGTATGTTTATAGTTTATGGCATACCAATGATTTTTATTATAATCGGAGCAGCAATTGGTTCTATTCTTGAATTTCGCTATAATATGAGAATCTCGAACTTAAAAGATTTCACAGTATTCCTAACGACTCTTGCCTTTCTTTCAGTTGGAATTGTACTGGTAAAAATAATTGATAGAACCGTAAAACCTTACTCTTACACAACGAAGATAATTTCAAGAGAAATAATAAAACCACTAATGTAA
- a CDS encoding polysaccharide deacetylase family protein: protein MIKSGKNYIDKNTQCLENIIGYKIKEYSAPNGVHPEVVTKILESEGFNSYYYTGDNGSVPNRTFLNGSMVSSNIVAFPITSYKKYASLYEMYQGGVSSKEVEKFLNDLTNYAIKTKTVRLFYSHPYDFPLYEDALRKYFLNLINLKNEGKIQIKPMSYFAEFFQNLFSAKFEIDLNKKIILVNGRCLNGFVIALPKEFIAKPETPGIQVEVDENYTYLKILEKDKTNVKIPFELKN from the coding sequence GTGATAAAGTCAGGAAAAAATTACATAGACAAGAATACCCAATGTCTTGAAAATATTATTGGATATAAAATTAAGGAATATTCTGCACCTAATGGAGTCCATCCAGAAGTAGTTACAAAAATTCTTGAAAGCGAAGGATTTAATTCGTATTACTATACAGGAGATAACGGATCCGTACCAAACAGGACCTTCCTAAACGGTTCAATGGTTTCTTCTAATATAGTTGCATTCCCGATAACCTCGTATAAGAAATATGCATCTCTCTACGAGATGTATCAAGGTGGAGTAAGTAGTAAAGAAGTCGAGAAATTTTTAAATGACCTTACGAATTATGCTATTAAAACCAAAACAGTTAGGCTTTTTTATTCGCACCCATATGACTTCCCTCTATACGAAGATGCATTAAGAAAATATTTTCTAAATTTGATAAATCTTAAAAATGAAGGCAAAATCCAAATAAAACCTATGAGTTATTTTGCCGAATTCTTTCAAAATCTTTTTAGCGCAAAGTTTGAAATAGATTTAAACAAAAAAATAATTTTAGTTAATGGGAGATGTTTAAATGGATTTGTAATTGCACTCCCAAAAGAGTTTATCGCAAAACCTGAAACACCAGGAATTCAAGTCGAAGTTGACGAAAATTACACATATCTTAAAATACTTGAAAAGGATAAAACAAATGTGAAAATTCCATTCGAACTAAAAAACTAA
- a CDS encoding JAB domain-containing protein, giving the protein MKIDGVGLAKATQIKAALEIGKRLIREKATEIKRIRSPRDGAQYVIAEFSPYLRDKKQEFFLIVLLDKKNKPIKTVEISKGSIDTSIVDPKDVVKHATVNSASALILVHNHPSGETEPSDEDVFLTKRLIEALNFVNIKVLGHIILGKNPEDYFSFASNGLIYTPLH; this is encoded by the coding sequence ATGAAGATTGATGGCGTCGGTCTTGCAAAGGCAACACAAATCAAAGCAGCGCTTGAGATTGGTAAACGCCTCATTAGGGAAAAGGCAACTGAAATCAAGAGAATTCGCTCTCCGAGGGATGGTGCACAATATGTCATTGCAGAGTTTTCACCATACTTGAGAGATAAAAAGCAAGAATTCTTTTTAATTGTTCTCCTTGATAAGAAAAACAAACCTATAAAGACAGTTGAGATAAGCAAAGGAAGTATTGATACAAGTATTGTTGATCCAAAGGATGTGGTAAAACATGCCACAGTTAATTCTGCAAGTGCTCTAATTCTTGTGCATAATCATCCCTCCGGTGAGACGGAACCATCGGACGAAGATGTGTTTTTAACCAAAAGGCTTATTGAGGCACTAAACTTTGTAAATATTAAGGTGCTTGGCCATATCATTCTTGGTAAAAATCCCGAGGACTACTTTAGTTTTGCAAGTAATGGTCTAATTTATACGCCATTACATTAG
- a CDS encoding aminotransferase class I/II-fold pyridoxal phosphate-dependent enzyme, with protein sequence MDLFEKCYNPKENSALYDAKVAQERGLYPYFLPFEGTEGTEVTYNGRKIIMLGSNNYLGLTHHPKVKEAAKKAIDEYGTSATGSRFMNGTLKIHRELEEALAEFLNKEAVIVFSTGYQTNLGTISALLSPKDYAIMDKEDHASIVDGWSMSHAKFSRFDHNDVDSLEKVLQKIPEEAGKLIVIDGVYSMAGDIAPLPQIVELKKKYGARLMVDDAHSIGVLGKNGRGTANYFNMENDVDLIMGTFSKSFASLGGFIAGDKEVIDYIKHYARPFIFSAAMTPSSAAAALAALHVMQEEPERIEHLWNIANRMRKGLKELGFDIGTSNTPIIPVYIRDKWKTVMMWKELFDLGVYTNPVFPPAVQPNDSLLRTSYIATHTEEQIDRALTIFEKAGKKLGIIK encoded by the coding sequence ATGGATCTATTTGAAAAATGTTATAATCCTAAAGAAAATAGTGCGCTTTATGACGCAAAAGTTGCACAAGAACGTGGACTTTACCCATATTTTCTCCCTTTCGAAGGGACTGAGGGCACAGAAGTTACATACAATGGACGAAAAATCATTATGCTTGGCTCAAACAATTATCTTGGACTTACGCACCACCCAAAAGTAAAGGAAGCAGCAAAAAAGGCAATTGATGAATATGGAACCTCTGCAACAGGATCAAGATTTATGAATGGCACTCTAAAAATACATAGGGAACTTGAAGAAGCACTTGCAGAATTTTTAAATAAAGAGGCAGTTATTGTTTTTTCAACTGGATACCAGACAAATTTAGGAACAATTTCTGCACTTCTTTCTCCAAAAGATTATGCAATTATGGACAAAGAAGACCATGCATCAATTGTTGATGGATGGAGTATGTCGCATGCAAAATTTTCAAGGTTCGACCATAATGACGTTGATAGTCTTGAAAAAGTATTACAAAAAATACCAGAGGAAGCAGGAAAACTAATTGTAATTGATGGTGTCTATTCAATGGCAGGGGATATTGCACCACTTCCGCAAATTGTTGAGTTAAAAAAGAAATACGGTGCACGCCTTATGGTTGATGATGCACATTCAATTGGTGTTTTGGGTAAAAACGGACGTGGTACTGCAAATTATTTCAACATGGAAAACGATGTTGATCTTATAATGGGTACTTTCAGTAAGTCTTTTGCAAGTTTGGGGGGATTTATTGCAGGCGATAAAGAAGTGATTGATTACATAAAGCATTATGCAAGACCATTCATATTTTCTGCTGCAATGACGCCTTCATCTGCTGCGGCAGCACTTGCAGCCCTTCATGTGATGCAAGAGGAACCAGAACGAATTGAACACCTGTGGAATATTGCAAATAGAATGCGAAAAGGTCTCAAAGAATTGGGATTTGATATTGGAACAAGTAATACTCCCATAATTCCTGTGTATATAAGGGACAAATGGAAAACAGTAATGATGTGGAAAGAGTTATTTGATCTTGGAGTTTATACAAACCCGGTATTCCCACCTGCTGTGCAACCAAATGATTCGCTTCTTAGAACAAGTTATATTGCAACTCACACAGAAGAACAAATCGATAGAGCCTTAACGATTTTTGAAAAAGCAGGAAAGAAATTAGGAATAATAAAATAA
- a CDS encoding molybdenum cofactor biosynthesis protein MoaE: protein MVKLTKDKINEFELTELLRNDEAGSIVVFLGEPRKGSLDGNVSSIEYTAYEEMAVQELKKIEEEAKKREGILNVIIVHRLGDIPLKETSLFVGVSSRHREEGFETAKWIIEEVKKVVPIWKEIKYEGNRNS, encoded by the coding sequence ATGGTTAAATTAACTAAGGATAAGATTAACGAGTTTGAACTTACCGAACTTTTAAGAAATGATGAGGCTGGAAGCATTGTCGTATTTCTTGGCGAACCAAGAAAAGGATCTCTCGATGGTAATGTTTCTTCAATTGAATATACTGCATATGAGGAGATGGCAGTTCAAGAACTTAAAAAGATCGAAGAAGAAGCCAAAAAAAGGGAGGGTATTCTTAATGTAATAATTGTTCACAGGCTGGGCGACATTCCGTTAAAAGAAACTTCCCTTTTTGTTGGTGTCTCTTCGAGACACAGAGAAGAAGGCTTTGAAACGGCAAAGTGGATTATAGAAGAAGTTAAAAAAGTTGTGCCAATTTGGAAGGAGATAAAATATGAAGGGAACAGGAACAGTTAA
- a CDS encoding UPF0758 domain-containing protein codes for MELNSYESAIEFLARNNIYPVMKNSKVYITGKNAKNLDKGKAKLIIEILSIKSPTDLERVKNDLRNARKKANSHVPIKDWIESERPREALLKNGAETLSLSKLLAIILRTGSDGVSAEELGKRILNKYKSLRALDEAPLKN; via the coding sequence ATGGAATTGAATTCTTATGAATCGGCAATTGAATTTTTGGCAAGAAACAACATTTACCCTGTGATGAAAAATTCAAAAGTGTATATAACAGGGAAAAATGCAAAAAATCTTGATAAGGGAAAAGCAAAGTTAATTATTGAAATTCTTTCAATTAAAAGCCCCACAGATCTTGAAAGAGTGAAAAATGATTTAAGGAATGCAAGAAAAAAAGCAAATTCACATGTTCCTATAAAGGATTGGATTGAAAGTGAACGTCCAAGAGAAGCACTTCTTAAGAATGGTGCAGAAACGCTCTCCTTATCGAAACTACTTGCAATAATTTTGAGGACAGGTTCTGATGGAGTTAGTGCTGAGGAACTTGGGAAGAGGATTTTGAACAAGTACAAAAGTTTGCGTGCACTTGATGAAGCACCATTGAAAAATTAA
- a CDS encoding M48 family metallopeptidase: MDEIKISQIIRSKRKTIALIINDDATLIVKAPNKTTDEEIYQVIKEHRRWIKKHIEIVKHLEKKEEKQFVPGESFLLLGRPYRLFLVSDAETPLKFDKGFYLDEGYREKARDLFIDFYKKTAKGIIGERVEYYSKLTGIKYKGVKITSANKRWGSCSKDNNLSFTYKLVMAPLSIIDYVVVHELCHVVEHNHSKAFWDKVRTIIPNYEEAKRWLREKGHLLDI; encoded by the coding sequence ATGGACGAGATTAAGATTTCGCAAATTATTCGATCAAAAAGGAAGACGATTGCACTTATTATTAATGATGATGCAACGCTAATCGTTAAGGCACCTAATAAGACAACGGATGAAGAAATTTACCAAGTTATAAAGGAGCATAGGAGATGGATTAAAAAGCACATCGAAATTGTAAAACACCTTGAAAAGAAAGAGGAAAAGCAATTTGTCCCAGGAGAAAGTTTCTTACTTCTTGGAAGACCTTACAGACTTTTCCTTGTAAGCGATGCGGAAACTCCACTTAAGTTTGATAAAGGTTTTTATCTTGACGAAGGGTATAGGGAGAAGGCAAGGGATTTATTCATCGATTTCTATAAGAAAACTGCAAAAGGTATTATCGGTGAGAGGGTCGAATACTATTCGAAACTTACAGGAATAAAGTATAAAGGCGTTAAAATTACCAGTGCAAACAAAAGGTGGGGAAGTTGTTCTAAGGATAACAATTTGAGTTTTACATATAAACTTGTTATGGCGCCACTATCAATTATTGATTATGTGGTTGTGCATGAATTGTGCCATGTTGTTGAACATAACCATTCAAAGGCTTTTTGGGACAAGGTAAGAACAATTATTCCAAATTATGAAGAGGCAAAAAGGTGGCTAAGAGAAAAAGGACACTTACTTGATATCTGA
- a CDS encoding MoaD/ThiS family protein, translating into MIKVLFFGEVKRILNKDFIEFDFTGSLSALKNELANTFPEVASVLNTCAFAVNKEYKTLNYELKGNEEVAIIPPVGGG; encoded by the coding sequence GTGATTAAAGTGCTTTTTTTTGGTGAAGTAAAAAGAATTTTAAACAAAGATTTTATTGAATTTGATTTTACGGGCTCTTTAAGTGCTCTTAAGAATGAACTTGCAAATACTTTTCCTGAAGTTGCATCAGTTCTAAACACCTGCGCTTTTGCAGTCAATAAAGAATATAAAACCCTGAATTATGAATTAAAGGGCAATGAAGAAGTTGCAATCATTCCACCTGTTGGAGGAGGATAA
- a CDS encoding cold-shock protein: MERFKGTVKWFNAQKGFGFIVPDNGSKDLFVHYSSIKANGFRSLKEGDKVEYEVERTDKGEKAVNVTII; this comes from the coding sequence ATGGAAAGATTCAAAGGAACAGTCAAGTGGTTCAACGCACAGAAAGGATTTGGTTTCATTGTCCCAGATAATGGAAGCAAAGACTTATTTGTTCACTACTCTTCAATTAAGGCTAACGGTTTTAGATCCTTAAAAGAAGGCGACAAGGTTGAGTACGAAGTAGAAAGAACTGACAAAGGCGAAAAAGCGGTTAACGTTACAATCATATAG
- the fba gene encoding class II fructose-1,6-bisphosphate aldolase has product MPLVRTDELFKKAYGKYAIGAFNVNNMEILQGVIDAAKEERSPVILQISKGARNYAKLVYLMKLIEAATQDAPEVPIAVHLDHGDSFELCKEVIDAGFTSVMIDGSHLPFEENVALTKKVVEYAHSKNVVVEGELGKLQGIEEHVVSNEAVYTDPDKAVEFVERTGVDSLAIAIGTSHGAYKFKGEPKLDFERLQEIARKLPNFPLVLHGASSVLPQYVEKINKYGGNIGDAKGVPEDMLRKATTMGITKINIDTDLRLAMTATIREIFALHPEEFDPRKYLGPARDEIKNLVKHKMRDVLGSSNTI; this is encoded by the coding sequence ATGCCATTAGTAAGAACAGACGAATTATTTAAAAAGGCATACGGCAAGTATGCGATTGGTGCGTTCAATGTAAACAATATGGAGATTCTTCAAGGCGTGATTGATGCTGCAAAAGAAGAGAGATCTCCAGTAATACTTCAAATTTCAAAAGGTGCAAGAAACTATGCAAAACTTGTTTATCTTATGAAACTCATCGAGGCTGCAACACAGGATGCCCCTGAAGTCCCAATTGCAGTCCATCTTGATCACGGTGATTCATTTGAACTTTGTAAGGAAGTAATTGATGCAGGATTTACTTCAGTTATGATTGATGGTTCACATTTGCCTTTTGAGGAAAATGTTGCCTTAACCAAAAAAGTTGTTGAATATGCCCACTCAAAAAATGTTGTTGTAGAAGGTGAATTGGGAAAACTTCAAGGAATTGAAGAGCATGTCGTTTCGAACGAAGCAGTTTATACAGATCCTGATAAGGCAGTAGAATTTGTTGAAAGAACAGGCGTTGACTCTCTTGCTATTGCAATTGGTACATCACATGGTGCATACAAATTCAAGGGAGAGCCGAAACTTGATTTTGAAAGGCTTCAGGAAATTGCAAGAAAGTTGCCTAATTTTCCACTTGTTTTGCATGGTGCCTCATCTGTTCTTCCTCAGTATGTTGAGAAGATCAATAAATATGGTGGAAACATTGGTGATGCAAAAGGTGTCCCAGAGGATATGCTAAGGAAAGCAACAACCATGGGTATCACGAAGATTAACATTGATACCGACCTTAGACTTGCAATGACTGCAACAATAAGAGAAATCTTTGCACTCCACCCAGAGGAATTTGATCCGAGAAAATACCTTGGACCTGCAAGAGATGAGATAAAGAATCTTGTAAAACATAAGATGAGAGATGTCTTAGGCTCATCGAATACGATTTGA
- a CDS encoding SdpI family protein, whose amino-acid sequence MGKEKIILSAILILVIIFVVLMLVFYPKLPLTLATHFDEKGNPNGFMSKFEFYAFSILETILLPLLLVFIIRIDPLRKNIEQFKDIYYEFILLFVVFLGVINFQTILYNVGLKLSINVTVSVLSGILFYAIGILLEHTKRNWFIGIRTPWTLSSDLVWAKTHIVGAKVFKICGVLALIGAFFKNYSIYFIIVPIIISSVYLIVYSYLEYSKENKNAV is encoded by the coding sequence ATGGGCAAGGAAAAGATAATTTTAAGCGCAATTTTAATTTTGGTAATCATTTTCGTAGTTTTAATGTTAGTTTTTTACCCGAAACTTCCCTTGACCCTTGCAACTCACTTTGATGAAAAAGGTAACCCAAATGGATTTATGAGTAAATTTGAATTTTATGCCTTTAGTATCCTTGAAACCATTTTGTTGCCTTTGCTACTTGTTTTCATAATAAGAATTGATCCCCTGAGGAAGAATATTGAGCAATTTAAAGATATTTATTACGAGTTTATCCTTTTATTTGTTGTGTTTTTGGGGGTAATAAACTTTCAAACAATTCTTTATAATGTTGGCTTAAAATTGTCCATTAATGTAACTGTTAGCGTTTTAAGTGGTATATTATTTTATGCAATCGGTATATTATTGGAGCACACTAAGAGAAACTGGTTCATAGGGATTAGAACTCCTTGGACGCTTTCTTCAGACTTAGTTTGGGCAAAGACGCATATAGTTGGAGCAAAGGTTTTCAAAATATGCGGAGTGCTTGCTCTTATTGGCGCATTCTTTAAAAACTATTCGATTTATTTTATTATTGTGCCGATTATTATTTCTTCAGTTTATTTAATCGTATATTCTTATCTTGAATATAGTAAAGAAAATAAAAATGCAGTATAA
- the mnmG gene encoding tRNA uridine-5-carboxymethylaminomethyl(34) synthesis enzyme MnmG produces MMKEKYYGVIVVGGGHAGVEASLASARMGVPTLIITIDNDSIGWMPCNPAIGGPGKSQVVREIDALGGAMAMTTDETLTQIKMLNTSRGPAVWSLRAQADKWAYSRKMKERLENQPNLHLRQGLVEKLIIENGKVKGVKVADGSIFYADAVVLTTGTYLRGRIYISSWSMEAGRWVKPPSNALSDQLKELGFKMSRFNTGTTPRVDKRSIDLSKFEEERGDFIPLHFSFWNKPKVYENQIPSYLGWTNEKTIEITRKYMHLSPSVAGLMVKTGPRTCPSMEEKVRWFPDKTRHQFFLEPEGFNTNEMYMQGMYMSMPYDMQLEVLRTIPGLENVEIIRPAYVIDYDYIIPTQLNLTYETKLIEGLFIAGQPNGTTGYDEAAGQGLLAGINAALKVQGKEPFILRRNEAYLGVMTDDLLTKELFEPYRITPSHCEYRQILRQDNADLRLTRKGYEIGVVEEWKFRIFEEKEQKLEEVKRILEETTIYPNKENVEKLKELDVKEINQPLTLFDLLKRQDFTKDTLKKLDSRFADIDDEILIEIEIEAKYAGYIQREMNKAKEFLRFESFEIPQDIDYNLVPSLSKEARIRLSEIKPKSIGQAMRITGVRPSDIQMLLMYLKERKGEENV; encoded by the coding sequence ATGATGAAGGAAAAATATTATGGTGTAATTGTTGTTGGTGGAGGACACGCAGGCGTTGAGGCTTCACTTGCTTCAGCAAGAATGGGTGTCCCAACATTAATTATTACGATTGATAACGATAGTATTGGCTGGATGCCATGCAATCCTGCTATTGGCGGCCCTGGAAAATCACAAGTTGTAAGAGAAATTGATGCCCTTGGCGGCGCAATGGCTATGACAACAGATGAAACATTAACCCAGATTAAGATGCTTAATACCTCAAGAGGTCCTGCTGTATGGAGTTTGAGAGCGCAGGCTGACAAGTGGGCTTACTCAAGAAAAATGAAAGAGCGTCTTGAAAACCAACCAAACTTACACTTAAGACAAGGGCTTGTTGAAAAACTCATTATTGAAAACGGAAAAGTAAAAGGAGTAAAAGTTGCAGATGGAAGCATCTTTTATGCTGATGCAGTTGTACTAACCACAGGCACATATTTAAGGGGGAGAATTTACATTTCCTCATGGTCAATGGAAGCAGGAAGATGGGTCAAGCCACCTTCAAATGCACTGTCAGATCAATTGAAAGAACTTGGTTTTAAAATGTCACGATTTAACACAGGCACAACCCCAAGAGTAGACAAAAGATCAATTGATTTAAGCAAATTTGAAGAAGAGCGTGGAGATTTTATACCACTTCATTTCTCTTTCTGGAATAAGCCAAAGGTATATGAAAATCAAATTCCGTCATATCTTGGCTGGACTAATGAAAAAACAATAGAAATCACAAGAAAATACATGCACCTTTCACCATCGGTTGCGGGGCTTATGGTTAAAACAGGTCCAAGAACCTGTCCTTCAATGGAAGAGAAGGTGCGTTGGTTCCCAGATAAGACAAGACACCAATTTTTCCTCGAGCCCGAAGGTTTTAACACAAACGAAATGTACATGCAGGGAATGTACATGTCAATGCCCTACGATATGCAACTTGAGGTTTTAAGGACAATCCCCGGTCTTGAAAATGTTGAGATAATAAGACCTGCCTATGTCATTGACTACGACTACATAATACCAACTCAATTAAATCTTACATACGAAACAAAACTCATCGAAGGCCTATTTATTGCAGGACAACCAAACGGCACAACTGGATACGATGAAGCAGCAGGACAAGGACTTCTTGCAGGCATTAATGCTGCCTTAAAAGTTCAAGGGAAAGAACCATTCATATTAAGAAGAAATGAAGCGTATCTTGGCGTTATGACTGATGACTTATTGACAAAAGAACTGTTTGAACCATACAGAATTACACCATCTCATTGTGAGTATAGGCAAATTTTAAGGCAGGACAACGCCGATTTGAGACTCACAAGAAAGGGCTATGAAATTGGCGTTGTTGAAGAATGGAAATTTAGAATATTCGAGGAAAAGGAACAAAAACTTGAAGAAGTCAAAAGGATCCTTGAAGAGACAACAATATATCCAAATAAGGAAAATGTTGAAAAATTGAAAGAACTTGATGTTAAGGAAATTAACCAACCATTAACTCTCTTTGACCTTCTAAAAAGACAGGACTTCACAAAGGATACATTAAAGAAACTTGACTCAAGATTTGCAGATATTGACGATGAAATCCTCATAGAAATTGAAATTGAGGCAAAATATGCAGGGTACATACAGCGTGAGATGAACAAAGCAAAAGAATTTTTAAGGTTTGAAAGCTTTGAAATTCCTCAAGATATTGATTATAATTTAGTACCATCGCTCTCGAAAGAGGCACGGATTAGGCTATCGGAAATAAAGCCAAAATCAATTGGACAAGCAATGAGAATTACAGGTGTAAGACCGTCTGATATTCAAATGCTTCTAATGTATCTTAAGGAAAGGAAGGGTGAAGAAAATGTATAA